From a region of the Eriocheir sinensis breed Jianghai 21 chromosome 25, ASM2467909v1, whole genome shotgun sequence genome:
- the LOC127003632 gene encoding uncharacterized protein LOC127003632: MQALARLEGEWLGAGGFGSCFKVVDPLRGKLVVKTIYDSALSVLLTEAINLQQLQGPGVQRLFGACVETCQLVTHYAGHTADQYFQVCHPLADIASVFLQVTLALQEIIRKGFTHNDIKGSNVCVATPGTGPVATVIDLGLARRLGTRGLYGGGLSVMRLPWVAPEIVRDKRPTSEASDAFSLAAMMQRVLGLARGCPYPPTQAALALWLHDALSPDPEERPALEELVEMLEVLLEAVKSAHPPPAKGTSGQTRKRR; the protein is encoded by the coding sequence ATGCAGGCCCTGGCGCGCCTGGAGGGGGAGTGGCTGGGTGCGGGCGGGTTCGGCTCGTGTTTTAAGGTTGTGGACCCCCTCAGAGGAAAACTCGTGGTAAAGACGATCTATGACAGCGCCTTGAGCGTCCTCCTCACCGAGGCGATAAATCTGCAGCAGCTGCAGGGCCCGGGCGTGCAGCGGCTGTTCGGGGCGTGTGTCGAGACCTGCCAGCTGGTCACCCACTACGCCGGGCACACCGCGGACCAATACTTCCAGGTCTGCCATCCGTTGGCGGACATAGCGAGCGTGTTCCTGCAGGTGACTCTCGCCCTTCAGGAAATTATCCGAAAAGGGTTCACCCACAACGACATCAAGGGCAGCAACGTCTGCGTGGCCACCCCAGGCACCGGCCCGGTGGCCACGGTCATCGACCTGGGCCTGGCAAGGCGCCTGGGCACGCGGGGCCTCTACGGCGGCGGCCTCAGCGTCATGCGGCTGCCCTGGGTGGCGCCGGAGATCGTGCGGGACAAGCGGCCGACGAGCGAGGCGAGTGACGCGTTCAGCCTGGCGGCGATGATGCAGCGAGTGTTGGGGCTCGCCAGGGGCTGCCCCTACCCCCCCACGCAGGCCGCCCTCGCGCTCTGGCTCCACGACGCCCTCAGCCCAGATCCCGAGGAGCGCCCCGCCCTGGAGGAACTGGTGGAGATGCTGGAGGTGCTCCTTGAGGCAGTCAAGTCGGCTCATCCTCCCCCAGCGAAAGGAACCTCGGGCCAGACGCGTAAGAGAAGATGA